In a single window of the Porites lutea chromosome 14, jaPorLute2.1, whole genome shotgun sequence genome:
- the LOC140925065 gene encoding histamine H2 receptor-like has translation MHNFIRPSLIILLLNLSRSLELEEEKCLFHEAVWRAEYLQDDTFKHLVAQVCIDIVAALPTIGLNALVIFAVVTRNRLRNNSTILLACLAGADLLTGLIVLPFAFSLDLKRFLGVGPFCSPEKAFNVIITMVAFASFSHLVVISIERYIAIKYALRYQDIVTETWIIISIVLAWAITLTVTINEIVLALIDSENIYSVYSHVSYIIQIVIGILFTIAILLSYGYIYSETRRQVKRLKAEQLPQEEVQRIKKDRRAATTLAIILIALVITYLPAIIMAVLTALPGSIAGPPRFRVIIWNWVGVTIMLGSLCNPIIYCWRMTNLRRAFLEILHLRKP, from the coding sequence ATGCACAACTTCATCCGACCATCGCTGATAATTCTACTTCTTAATCTTTCCAGGTCTTTGGAATTAGAGGAAGAAAAGTGTCTTTTTCATGAGGCTGTTTGGCGAGCGGAGTACTTGCAAGATGACACGTTTAAACATCTGGTGGCCCAGGTCTGTATCGACATTGTAGCAGCCCTACCGACGATTGGTCTAAATGCACTGGTCATTTTTGCTGTGGTAACAAGGAACCGACTGAGAAACAACTCCACCATACTTCTTGCCTGTCTAGCTGGGGCAGATCTGTTAACGGGGCTTATTGTTCTACCATTTGCCTTCTCGCTAGACTTGAAGCGATTTCTTGGTGTTGGGCCATTCTGTTCGCCAGAAAAGGCATTTAATGTGATTATTACGATGGTAGCTTTTGCTTCATTCAGTCATTTGGTCGTAATCAGCATAGAACGCTATATAGCTATCAAATATGCCTTGAGGTACCAGGATATTGTCACAGAAACGTGGATAATAATTAGCATTGTTCTAGCCTGGGCTATCACTTTGACGGTGACAATCAATGAAATTGTTTTGGCTCTAATAGACAGCGAaaacatttattcagtttattcaCACGTGAGCTATATAATACAAATTGTTATCGGAATTCTGTTTACTATTGCTATTTTACTGTCTTATGGTTACATTTACTCAGAGACACGACGACAAGTCAAACGCCTCAAAGCCGAACAACTACCTCAGGAGGAAGTCCAAAGAATCAAGAAAGACAGAAGGGCGGCTACTACTCTGGCAATCATTCTAATTGCTTTAGTAATTACCTATTTACCAGCAATAATAATGGCTGTACTGACTGCTCTTCCAGGTAGCATTGCAGGACCGCCGCGTTTTAGAGTCATCATTTGGAACTGGGTAGGAGTTACTATCATGTTGGGTTCCCTGTGCAATCCTATCATTTACTGTTGGCGTATGACGAATTTGCGACGCGCATTTCTCGAGATACTACATTTAAGAAAACCCTGA
- the LOC140925064 gene encoding adenosine receptor A1-like, which translates to MLLLLNISRSSVPEKVKCNSNELAWQAEYLRDDTYKHLVALVAIDIIAALLTILLNALVIFTVATRHRLRNNSTILLACLAGTDLFTGLVALPAALSLDLKRLYGFGPFCSPEKALIVLTTTATFASLSHLVVISIDRYIAIRYPLRYQDIVTETRILISIVLAWAITLMVTINALVLALVDSESIYTDHWRANIITQIAIGTLFFTAISLSYGYIYSETRRQVKRLKAEQLPQEEIQRIKKDRRASTSLAIILIALIIAYLPATIVGLLTTLPRSISVPPRFRVIIWRWVESCIMLGSMFNPVIYCWRMKKLRSAFLEILHLTKPENTLPETRGTERNQPGSSSYQAFSLPEKGQPVLLSFRPLQAEYLTCIEEANK; encoded by the coding sequence ATGCTTCTACTTCTTAATATCTCCAGGTCTTCGGTTCCAGAAAAAGTAAAGTGTAATTCTAATGAGCTTGCTTGGCAAGCGGAGTACTTACGAGACGATACATACAAACATCTGGTTGCTCTGGTGGCTATCGATATTATAGCAGCTCTGCTTACGATTCTTCTAAATGCACTTGTTATTTTCACGGTGGCAACGAGGCACCGACTGCGAAACAACTCCACCATACTTCTTGCTTGTCTAGCTGGGACGGATTTGTTTACAGGGCTAGTAGCTCTACCGGCCGCTTTATCGCTAGACTTAAAGCGACTTTATGGTTTTGGGCCATTCTGTTCCCCAGAAAAGGCATTGATTGTGctaactacgacggcgacgttTGCTTCGCTCAGTCATCTGGTCGTGATCAGCATAGACCGTTATATAGCTATCAGATACCCCTTGAGATACCAGGATATTGTCACAGAAACAAGAATATTGATTAGCATTGTTCTCGCCTGGGCTATCACCTTGATGGTAACAATCAATGCACTTGTTCTGGCTCTAGTAGACAGTGAAAGCATCTACACTGATCATTGGCGCGCGAACATTATAACACAAATTGCCATCGGAAccctttttttcactgctattTCATTATCTTACGGCTACATTTACTCAGAGACACGGCGACAAGTTAAACGCCTCAAAGCCGAACAACTGCCTCAAGAAGAAATCCAAAGAATCAAGAAAGACAGAAGGGCATCTACTTCTCTGGCAATCATTCTGATTGCTTTGATAATCGCTTATTTGCCAGCAACAATAGTGGGGCTGCTGACTACTCTTCCACGTAGCATTTCGGTACCGCCGCGTTTCAGAGTCATCATTTGGCGATGGGTAGAAAGTTGCATCATGTTAGGCTCTATGTTTAACCCTGTTATTTACTGTTGGCGTATGAAGAAACTGCGAAGCGCATTTCTCGAGATACTACATTTAACAAAACCTGAAAACACCCTTCCAGAAACTAGAGGAACTGAGCGCAATCAACCTGGATCCAGCTCATACCAGGCTTTCTCGTTGCCCGAAAAAGGGCAACCAGTTTTGTTGTCATTTCGTCCGCTGCAAGCAGAATACCTCACTTGCATTGAAGAAGCCAACAAGTAA